A window of the Planococcus citri chromosome 4, ihPlaCitr1.1, whole genome shotgun sequence genome harbors these coding sequences:
- the LOC135845166 gene encoding uncharacterized protein LOC135845166, with protein sequence MRTSLAFRLFLMAFLIAGVACETSPGQGTLNGQQSDTQKSVQDSGTQMKELNEQKAGEKNGLDEEEEETEGPFLTCTLFNDNSACNVMCSIMGTIYGEPINSGTCTNQDCNCNVPPNATLEDYWKLKFDFPGILRTIRKNNNLSSKIFDVLKIPHQTPQQTKQNLASLLTPEQLKNLRVKNEMPQKLFRKYGTPNLVAIQKYVSEKLKSLKTPIKSEDYKKLLLKSLDDADEDTFNHFLRTIRQSKNKLLNQVLDKYVSDHEIDESEIQSDDEGEISMVGILDTTLINEIIKSVPRKIQPGARGKSSSKLPSSRSKSTQSKESIAKKQNSSSSSSGKTSNENRTIFDKNLYTLEIFDPTQVARFKRGRSGYQNWDKCWEEPGFYRVCTHRISRGEFFSWRKVLLNKQVIDIDMRKTSTGVVAQTWEFFGHGIALTRTADGTITQCWDFPDYSHWEYIKSPDGEVDQFWKGNKENWNAVEYSKSFMDAWCAENDSYYNVGGEPCIMY encoded by the exons ATGAGAACGTCACTCGCGTTCCGACTTTTTTTAATGGCttttttaatag CCGGAGTAGCATGTGAAACGTCTCCTGGACAGGGAACATTGAATGGTCAACAATCCGATACGCAGAAAAGTGTCCAAGACTCTG GGACACAAATGAAGGAATTAAACGAACAGAAAGCGGGTGAAAAAAATGGACtggacgaagaagaagaag AAACTGAAGGACCTTTCCTAACGTGTACACTTTTCAACGATAATTCCGCATGCAACGTGATGTGCTCGATAATGGGTACAATTTATGGCGAACCCATAAACTCAGGGACGTGTACAAACCAAGACTGCAATTGCAATGTACCACCAAACGCCACCCTCGAAGACTACTGGAAACTAAAATTTGACTTTCCGGGTATTCTGCGAACAattcgtaaaaataataatctatCTAGTAAAATTTTCGATGTCCTGAAGATCCCACACCAAACACCACAACAAACTAAACAAAATCTAGCATCACTATTAACTCCCGAGCAACTGAAAAATCTTCGCGTGAAAAATGAAATGCCTCAGAAACTATTCAGAAAATACGGCACTCCGAATCTTGTCGCTATTCAGAAATACGTCAGTGAGAAGCTGAAATCTCTTAAAACACCAATTAAAAGCGAAGACTACAAGAAATTATTACTCAAATCATTAGATGATGCGGATGAGGATACATTCAACCACTTCTTGCGCACAATCCgtcaatcaaaaaataaacttttgaacCAAGTTCTCGACAAATATGTAAGTGATCACGAAATTGACGAGTCTGAGATTCAGTCTGATGATGAAGGAGAGATATCAATGGTTGGTATTCTAGATACCACCTTGATCAACGAAATCATCAAATCAGTACCTCGTAAGATCCAACCAGGTGCTCGGGGtaaatcatcttcaaaattaCCTTCGTCGCGTTCCAAATCAACCCAATCAAAAGAAAGTATCGCCAAAAAGCAGAATAGCAGTTCCAGCTCATCTGGAAAAACTTCCAATGAGAATCGTACCATATTCGATAAGAACCTCTACACTTTGGAAATATTCGATCCAACACAAGTAGCTCGTTTCAAAAGAGGTAGAAGTGGATACCAAAATTGGGATAAATGTTGGGAGGAACCGGGTTTCTATAGGGTTTGCACACATCGAATCAGCCGCGGAGAATTCTTTTCCTGGCGCAAAGTACTATTAAATAAACAAGTAATTGATATTGATATGAGAAAAACTTCCACTGGTGTCGTAGCGCAAACATGGGAATTTTTCGGCCACGGTATTGCATTAACACGAACAGCAGATGGTACAATAACTCAGTGTTGGGATTTTCCTGACTATTCTCATTGGGAGTACATTAAATCTCCTGATGGCGAAGTTGATCAGTTCTGGAAAGGTAATAAAGAAAATTGGAATGCTGTAGAGTACAGTAAATCCTTTATGGATGCGTGGTGTGCTGAGAATGATTCCTACTATAATGTGGGAGGAGAACCCTGTATCATGTACTGA
- the LOC135845165 gene encoding uncharacterized protein LOC135845165: MACLIARVACETSPEQGTSNGQQSDSQKNAADSEAEKKELNKEKADEKSGLVKEEKEEEEEEEEGTKGPFLSCSLFNDNSACNTMCSIMGTIYGEPINSGTCTEQECKCDVPPNATLEDFWKLKFDSPHILQEIRKNNNLSSKIFDVLKIPHQTPQQTKQNLASLLTPQQLKNLRVKNENPQKLFSKYGAPKPVAVQKYVTEKLKSLKTSLKSKDYKKLLLKSLNDADDDTFNYFSHKIRRSKNKLLNQVLDKYVSDHKIKEPEMQPDEETEESMIDILDTALINEIIKPVPRKIQPGARGKSSSKSPSSGSKSTQSKENTFKKQNSSPSSSGKTSDDKRTIIDKNLYTLKGFDQTQVAQFKQRVKGKQNWNKCWNEMYVYEVCTTKYSFVEFFTWRNIEQQIVVEIRKFINGNVGQKWKFDGCGFELQRKADGEIIQYWDLPNGSHWEYVKSSDGEVTQHWEGKEDWKSVEYYKSFMDSWCSENGSYYHVGGESCIMY; this comes from the exons ATGGCTTGTTTAATAG CCAGAGTAGCTTGTGAAACTTCTCCTGAACAGGGAACATCGAATGGTCAACAATCCGATAGCCAGAAAAATGCCGCAGATTCTG AGGCAGAAAAGAAAGAATTAAACAAAGAGAAAGCTGATGAAAAAAGTGGACTGgttaaagaagaaaaagaagaagaggaggaagaagaagaag GAACTAAAGGACCTTTCCTATCGTGTTCACTTTTCAACGATAACTCAGCATGCAACACGATGTGCTCGATAATGGGTACAATTTATGGCGAACCCATAAATTCGGGGACATGTACAGAACAAGAATGCAAATGCGACGTACCACCAAACGCCACCCTCGAGGACTTCTGGAAACTAAAATTCGACTCTCCGCATATTCTGCaagaaattcgtaaaaataataatctttCTAGTAAAATTTTCGATGTCCTGAAGATCCCACACCAAACACCACAACAAACTAAACAAAATCTTGCATCACTGTTAACTCCCCAACAACTGAAAAATCTTcgcgtgaaaaatgaaaatcctcaGAAACTATTCTCAAAATACGGTGCACCGAAACCTGTCGCTGTTCAGAAATATGTCACTGAGAAGCTGAAATCTCTTAAAACATCACTTAAAAGCAAAGATTACAAGAAATTATTGCTCAAATCACTAAACGATGCTGATGACGATACATTCAACTACTTCTCGCACAAAATCCgtcgatcaaaaaataaacttttgaacCAAGTTCTCGACAAATATGTAAGTGATCACAAAATTAAAGAGCCTGAGATGCAGCCTGATGAAGAAACTGAAGAATCAATGATTGATATTTTAGATACCGCCTTGATCAACGAAATCATCAAACCAGTACCTCGTAAGATCCAACCAGGTGCTCGAGGAAAATCATCTTCAAAATCACCCTCGTCCGGTTCCAAATCAACCCAATCAAaagaaaatactttcaaaaagcAGAATAGCAGTCCCAGCTCATCTGGAAAGACTTCTGATGATAAACGTACCATAATCGATAAAAATCTGTACACGTTGAAAGGATTCGATCAGACACAAGTAGCTCAATTCAAACAAAGAGTAAAGGGAAAACAAAACTGGAATAAATGTTGGAATGAAATGTATGTCTATGAGGTTTGTACAACTAAGTACTCCTTTGTAGAATTCTTCACCTGGAGAAACATAGAACAACAAATTGtggttgaaattagaaaattcatcaATGGTAACGTAGGGCAAAAGTGGAAATTTGACGGCTGTGGTTTCGAATTACAACGAAAAGCGGATGGTGAAATCATTCAGTATTGGGATTTGCCCAACGGTTCCCACTGGGAGTACGTTAAATCTTCTGATGGTGAAGTTACTCAACATTGGGAGGGTAAAGAAGATTGGAAATCTGTAGAGTACTATAAATCGTTTATGGATTCGTGGTGTTCTGAGAATGGTTCctattatcatgtgggaggagAATCCTGCATCATGTACTGA
- the LOC135844630 gene encoding uncharacterized protein LOC135844630, giving the protein MKTSLAVGLLLMAFLIVRTAGVACETSSGQGILSGQQSDGDKSAQDSEAHMKELNKEDEADDESKQDDEEEEEEEEDEATEGPHLTCTLFNNDSACNAMCSIMGTIYGEPVSPGTCVKKDCSCDVPPNATLEDFWKLKFDSSDTLQKIRKNNNLSSKIFDVLKIPHQTPQQTKQNLASLLTPQQLKNLRVKNENSQNLFTKHGAPNPVAVQKYVTKKLKSLKTPLKSKDYKKLLLKSLNDADDDTFNHLWHTIRRSKNKLLIQVLDKYVSDHEIDESEMQSDDEGEISMVGILDTTLINEIIKLVPRKIQPGARGKSSSKSPSSGFKSIQSKEESIAKKQNSSPSSSGITSNDKRTIIDKNLYTLNGFDQTQVARFKQGIKGQKTWDKCWQDSDVYEVCTTRYPSAEFFTWRKLKQITEITMRKSTNGDVRQIWKFDGCGFELERKADGKIIQHWDLPNGSHWEYVKSPDGEVTQQWDGEEDWKSVEYYKSFMDAWCAENAFFYNVGGEPCIMY; this is encoded by the exons ATGAAAACGTCACTCGCGGTCGGACTTCTTTTGATGGCTTTTTTAATAG ttcgTACAGCCGGTGTTGCTTGCGAAACGTCTTCTGGACAAGGAATATTGAGTGGTCAACAGTCCGATGGGGACAAAAGTGCCCAAGATTCTG AGGCACACATGAAGGAATTGAACAAAGAGGATGAAGCCGATGACGAAAGTAAACaagacgacgaagaagaagaagaagaagaagaagatgaag CAACTGAAGGACCTCACTTAACGTGTACACTTTTCAACAATGACTCTGCATGCAACGCGATGTGCTCGATAATGGGCACAATTTATGGTGAACCAGTAAGTCCAGGGACCTGTGTAAAAAAAGACTGCAGTTGCGATGTACCACCAAACGCCACCCTCGAAGACTtctggaaattaaaatttgactcTTCGGATACCCtgcaaaaaattcgtaaaaataataatctatCAAGTAAAATTTTCGATGTGCTGAAGATCCCACACCAAACACCACAACAAACTAAACAAAATCTTGCATCACTACTAACTCCCCAACAACTGAAAAATCTTcgcgtgaaaaatgaaaattctcagAACCTATTCACAAAACACGGCGCACCGAATCCTGTCGCTGTTCAGAAATACGTCACTAAGAAGCTGAAATCTCTCAAAACACCACTTAAAAGcaaagattacaaaaaattattactcaaaTCACTAAATGATGCGGATGACGATACATTCAACCACTTGTGGCACACAATCCgtcgatcaaaaaataaacttttgattCAAGTTCTCGACAAATATGTAAGTGACCACGAAATTGACGAATCTGAGATGCAGTCTGATGATGAAGGAGAGATATCAATGGTTGGTATTTTAGATACCACCTTGATCAACGAAATCATCAAACTAGTACCTCGTAAGATCCAACCAGGTGCTCGTGGTAAATCGTCTTCAAAATCACCCTCATCCGGCTTCAAATCAATCCAATCAAAAGAAGAAAGTATTGCCAAAAAGCAGAATAGCAGTCCCAGCTCATCTGGAATAACTTCTAATGATAAACGTACCATAATCGATAAAAATCTTTACACTTTAAATGGATTCGATCAGACACAAGTAGCTCGATTCAAACAGGGAATAAAGGGACAGAAAACTTGGGATAAATGTTGGCAGGATTCTGATGTCTATGAGGTTTGTACAACTCGATACCCCAGTGCAGAATTCTTTACTTGGCGCAAACTGAAACAAATAACAGAGATTACCATGAGAAAATCTACCAATGGTGACGTGAGGCAAATATGGAAATTTGACGGCTGTGGTTTCGAATTAGAACGAAAAGCGGATGGTAAAATCATTCAGCATTGGGATTTGCCCAACGGTTCCCATTGGGAGTACGTTAAATCTCCTGATGGCGAAGTTACTCAGCAATGGGATGGTGAAGAAGATTGGAAATCCGTAGAGTACTATAAATCGTTTATGGATGCGTGGTGTGCTGAGAATGCTTTCTTCTATAATGTGGGAGGAGAACCCTGTATCATGTACTAA
- the LOC135844430 gene encoding uncharacterized protein LOC135844430, which produces MMKSITIFGIAIYILLGENLTSANDQQADEEDMIPPALTCVAIGDAGCDRMCKMVGHIYATPVNPAKCSPSNICECSMREHKFLDDLWAEKFTSTELMNEIHTDRKVYREILKKMKATLKTREQSKHDLGWYLTADQYARLQVNDNVAENMIKYNGHKKEFDRDNIRAYVSKSLRSDPLQLPEDFCYKSRLSNALENVADADTAQFIIHDVRQTENPTLNEIVDNFINEKSIQEDKSIADLDGDDVLPDILDLMIVNEFISPSPIQEDNHTNAINESTPSSDSDPWDLPNLDIASVQEFDDGYKCWTNEVPEYSVCQFKAVWGEHHIEWKKGKVSIDISTYNTGRVTQKWKFEDGVNISLVRQSNGNLEQTWSFGPHNQLKYVRNGDVVDEKWSYDNKDEESLTKYKSIIKSWCDKNRLFIEEKSCVIY; this is translated from the exons ATGATGAAGTCTATCACAATATTCGGAATAGCCATTTATATACTTCTGG GAGAAAATCTCACATCAGCCAACGACCAGCAAGCAGATGAGG aAGACATGATTCCACCAGCTCTCACCTGCGTCGCAATAGGAGACGCCGGATGCGATCGCATGTGTAAGATGGTAGGTCACATCTACGCCACACCAGTCAATCCGGCCAAATGTAGCCCGAGTAACATTTGCGAATGTTCGATGCGCGAACACAAATTCCTCGACGATCTTTGGGCAGAGAAATTCACATCGACCGAACTCATGAACGAAATCCACACCGATAGAAAAGTCTACagagaaattctcaaaaaaatgaaagccaCGCTGAAAACTAGAGAACAAAGCAAACATGATTTAGGATGGTACTTGACTGCTGATCAATACGCTCGATTACAAGTTAACGATAACGTAGCCGAAAATATGATCAAGTATAACGGTCATAAAAAAGAATTCGATCGCGATAACATCCGCGCATATGTATCCAAAAGCCTAAGGTCAGATCCACTCCAGCTGCCGGAGGATTTCTGCTACAAATCCAGGCTTTCCAACGCGTTGGAAAATGTCGCCGATGCGGATACTGCCCAATTCATAATTCACGACGTCCGTCAAACTGAAAACCCCACCTTAAACGAGATCGTAGATAACTTCATAAACGAGAAAAGTATACAAGAAGATAAAAGTATAGCCGATTTGGATGGTGATGACGTCTTACCCGATATCTTGGATTTGATGATCGTTAATGAATTCATCTCACCGAGCCCTATCCAGGAAGACAATCATACGAATGCAATAAACGAGTCGACTCCCTCGAGCGACTCGGACCCGTGGGATTTACCCAATCTTGACATAGCATCAGTGCAGGAATTTGACGACGGTTACAAATGCTGGACAAATGAGGTACCCGAATACAGCGTCTGTCAATTCAAAGCGGTCTGGGGAGAACATCATATAGAGTGGAAAAAGGGTAAAGTTTCGATTGACATTTCTACCTATAATACAGGCAGAGTAACTCAGAAATGGAAATTCGAAGACGGAGTGAATATTTCACTCGTCAGGCAATCGAATGGCAATCTCGAACAGACTTGGAGTTTCGGTCCACATAATCAGCTCAAGTATGTGAGAAATGGTGACGTCGTCGACGAAAAATGGTCGTATGATAACAAGGATGAAGAATCCTTGACCAAGTATAAGTCAATTATCAAATCGTGGTGCGATAAAAATCGCttatttattgaagaaaaatcttgCGTTATTTACTAA
- the LOC135842907 gene encoding uncharacterized protein LOC135842907, translating into MRTSLAFRLFSMAFLIAGVACETSPGQGTLNGQQSDTQKSAQDSGTQMKELNEQKADEKNGLDEEEEEEEEEEEEEEEEGNSKIRTYLVI; encoded by the exons ATGAGAACGTCACTCGCGTTCCGACTTTTTTCAATGgcttttttaatag CCGGAGTAGCATGTGAAACGTCTCCTGGACAGGGAACATTGAATGGTCAACAATCCGATACGCAGAAAAGTGCCCAAGACTCTG GGACACAAATGAAGGAATTAAACGAACAGAAAgcggatgaaaaaaatggactggacgaagaagaagaagaagaagaagaagaagaagaagaagaagaagaagaaggtaattcaaaaatacgtacatatcTAGTTATATAA
- the LOC135845433 gene encoding uncharacterized protein LOC135845433 isoform X1 — MSTIYGEPVSPGTCEQQDCNCDVPPNTTLEDFWKLKFDSPGILQEIRKNKNLSSKIFDVLKIPYQTPQQTKQNLTSLLTPQQLKNLRVKNDNSQKLFTKYGAPNPVTVQKYVVQKLKSLKTPLKSKDYKKLLLKSLEDADDDTFYHFSHTIRRSKNKLLNQVLDKYVSDHKIDDSGMESAEEEEEQSMVDLLDTALINEIIKPVPRKIQPGARGKSSSKSPSSRSNSIKSKESMPENQNNSFSSSGKTSNHKRTIIDKNLITLKGFDQTQVARFKQGVKGNPTWDKCWQDLDAYEVCTTRYSRAEYFTWYNIKQVIKVQMRKSSNGIVVQTWDFDTFGFELQRDADGKITQYWNLPGGSYWEYIRSLDGEVTQRWEGKKDWKSVEYYKSFMDAWCAENGSYYNVGGEPCIMY; from the coding sequence ATGAGTACAATTTATGGCGAACCAGTAAGTCCGGGGACCTGTGAACAACAAGACTGCAATTGCGATGTACCACCCAACACCACCCTCGAAGACTTCTGGAAACTAAAATTCGACTCTCCGGGTATTCTGCaagaaattcgtaaaaataaaaatctatctAGCAAAATTTTCGATGTCCTGAAGATCCCATACCAAACACCACAACAAACTAAACAAAATCTTACATCACTATTAACTCCCCAACAACTGAAGAATCTTCGcgtgaaaaatgataattctcAGAAACTATTTACAAAATACGGTGCACCGAATCCTGTCACAGTTCAGAAATACGTCGTTCAGAAGCTGAAATCTCTTAAAACACCACTTAAAAGCAAAGATTACAAGAAATTATTACTCAAATCACTAGAGGATGCAGATGACGATACATTCTACCACTTCTCGCACACAATCCgtcgatcaaaaaataaacttttgaacCAAGTTCTCGACAAATATGTAAGTGATCACAAAATTGATGATTCTGGGATGGAGTCtgctgaagaagaagaagaacaaTCAATGGTTGATCTTTTAGACACGGCCTTGATCAACGAAATCATCAAACCAGTACCTCGTAAGATCCAACCGGGTGCTCGTGGTAAATCATCTTCAAAATCACCATCGTCGCGTTCCAAttcaatcaaatcaaaagaaagTATGCCTGAAAATCAGAATAACAGTTTTAGCTCGTCAGGAAAAACTTCTAATCATAAACGTACCATAATCGATAAAAATCTCATTACTTTGAAAGGATTCGATCAGACACAAGTAGCTCGATTCAAACAAGGAGTAAAGGGAAACCCAACTTGGGATAAATGTTGGCAGGATCTTGATGCCTATGAGGTTTGTACAACTCGATACTCCCGTGCAGAATACTTTACCTGGTACAATATAAAACAAGTAATTAAGGTTCAAATGAGGAAATCTTCCAATGGTATCGTAGTGCAAACGTGGGATTTTGACACCTTTGGTTTCGAATTACAACGAGACGCAGATGGTAAAATCACTCAGTATTGGAATTTACCTGGCGGTTCCTACTGGGAGTACATTAGATCTCTTGATGGTGAAGTTACACAACGCTGGGAAGGTAAAAAAGACTGGAAATCTGTAGAGTATTATAAATCATTTATGGATGCGTGGTGTGCTGAGAATGGTTCCTACTATAATGTGGGAGGAGAACCCTGTATCATGTACTGA
- the LOC135844219 gene encoding uncharacterized protein LOC135844219, producing MRMSLEFGLFLMAFLIAGVACRTSSTHETLNGRQTDRNNNSPDAEAEMEESNEEEAHEEKVDTETGEVEETEGPLLTCTLFNDDSACNAMCSMMGSIYGEPVNSGTCIERDCNCDEPSNATLEDFWKLKFDSPDILQEIRKNNKLSSKIFDVLKIPYQTPQQTKQNLASLLTPQQLENLRVKSEDTQKLFNENGIPDAVAVQKYVTEKLKSLQPPLEAKDYKKLLLKSIDYADEDTFNHILHTIRRSKNKLLNQILDKYVSDHEIAESPMQSDDDTEESIVDILDTALINEIIKPVSRKIQPGARGKSSLKSPSSRSKSTQSKENTPKKQNSSSSSSGKTSNRKSTNIEKKLYTLKGFDQTQVARFKQKAKGKQNWDNCWNEVHVYEVCTTRYSFVEYFTWKNMKEQIVVEMRKFNNGNVGQTWKFDGCGFELQRKADGKIIQYWDLPNGSHWEYIKSPDGEVTQHWEGKEDWKSVEYFKSFMDSWCAENGSYYNVGGEPCIMY from the exons ATGAGAATGTCACTCGAGTTCGGACTTTTTTTAATGGCTTTTTTAATAG CCGGAGTAGCTTGCCGAACATCTTCTACACATGAAACATTGAATGGCCGACAGACCGATAGGAACAATAATTCCCCAGATGCTG AGGCAGAAATGGAGGAATCAAACGAAGAGGAAGCCCACGAAGAAAAAGTAGACACCGAAACAGGAGAAGTTGAAG AAACTGAAGGACCACTCTTAACGTGCACACTTTTCAACGATGACTCCGCATGTAACGCTATGTGCTCGATGATGGGATCAATTTACGGCGAACCTGTAAATTCAGGGACCTGTATAGAACGAGATTGCAACTGCGATGAACCATCAAACGCCACCCTCGAAGATTTCTGGAAACTAAAATTCGACTCTCCGGATATTCTGCaagaaattcgtaaaaataataaactatCTAGTAAAATTTTCGATGTCCTGAAGATCCCATACCAAACACCACAACAAACCAAACAAAATCTAGCATCACTATTAACTCCCCAACAACTGGAAAATCTTCGCGTGAAAAGTGAAGATACTCAGAAACTATTCAATGAAAATGGAATCCCTGATGCCGTCGCTGTTCAGAAGTACGTCACCGAGAAGCTGAAATCTCTTCAACCGCCACTTGAAGCCAAAGATTACAAGAAATTATTACTCAAATCAATAGATTATGCAGATGAGGATACTTTCAACCACATCTTGCACACAATCCGccgatcaaaaaataaacttttgaatcaaattcTCGACAAATATGTAAGTGATCACGAAATTGCAGAGTCTCCGATGCAGTCAGATGATGATACAGAAGAATCAATAGTTGATATTTTAGACACCGCCCTGATCAACGAAATCATCAAACCAGTATCTCGCAAGATCCAACCTGGTGCTCGTGGTAAATCGTCTTTAAAATCACCCTCGTCGCGTTCCAAATCAACCCAATCAAAAGAAAATACTCCCAAAAAGCAGAATAGCAGTTCTAGCTCATCTGGAAAAACTTCAAATCGTAAAAGTAccaatatcgaaaaaaaactcTACACTTTGAAAGGATTCGATCAGACACAAGTAGCTCGATTCAAACAAAAAGCAAAGGGAAAACAAAACTGGGACAACTGTTGGAATGAGGTCCATGTCTATGAGGTTTGTACAACTCGATACTCCTTTGTAGAATATTTCACCTGGAAAAACATGAAAGAACAAATTGTtgttgaaatgagaaaattcaacaATGGTAACGTAGGGCAAACTTGGAAATTTGACGGCTGTGGTTTCGAATTACAACGAAAAGCGGATGGTAAAATCATTCAGTATTGGGATTTGCCCAACGGTTCTCACTGGGAGTACATTAAATCTCCTGATGGTGAAGTTACTCAGCATTGGGAAGGTAAAGAAGATTGGAAATCTGTAGAGTACTTTAAATCGTTTATGGATTCGTGGTGTGCTGAGAACGGTTCCTATTATAATGTAGGAGGAGAACCCTGTATCATGTACTGA
- the LOC135845433 gene encoding troponin T, skeletal muscle-like isoform X2, with translation MLNVTNMRTSLAFGLFLMAFLIAGVACRTSSGQGTLNGQQSDRNKSVQDSDAQMKELKVDEADDESELEGEDDEEEEEEEEEEEEEEEEEEEEEEES, from the exons atgttgaatgttaCCAACATGAGAACGTCACTCGCGTTCGGACTTTTTTTAATGGCttttttaatag CCGGTGTTGCTTGCCGAACGTCTTCTGGACAGGGAACATTGAATGGTCAACAGTCCGATAGGAACAAAAGTGTTCAAGATTCTG ATGCACAAATGAAGGAATTAAAGGTAGATGAAGCCGATGATGAAAGTGAACTGGAAGGAGAAgatgacgaagaagaagaagaagaagaagaagaagaagaagaagaagaagaagaagaagaagaagaagaagaagaaagttaa